From the Neoarius graeffei isolate fNeoGra1 chromosome 1, fNeoGra1.pri, whole genome shotgun sequence genome, one window contains:
- the rps20 gene encoding 40S ribosomal protein S20, with the protein MAFKDTGKAPVEPEVAIHRIRITLTSRNVKSLEKVCADLIRGAKEKSLKVKGPVRMPTKTLRITTRKTPCGEGSKTWDRFQMRIHKRLIDLHSPSEIVKQITSISIEPGVEVEVTIADA; encoded by the exons ATG GCATTCAAAGACACTGGCAAAGCTCCTGTTGAGCCTGAGGTGGCCATTCACCGCATCCGGATCACCCTCACCAGCCGTAACGTCAAGTCTCTTGAAAAAG TGTGTGCTGATCTGATCCGTGGTGCCAAGGAGAAGAGCCTTAAGGTGAAGGGACCTGTGCGCATGCCCACCAAG ACTCTGCGCATCACCACCCGTAAGACTCCTTGTGGTGAGGGTTCCAAAACCTGGGATAGGTTTCAGATGAGGATCCACAAACGCCTCATTGACCTTCACAGCCCGTCTGAGATTGTCAAGCAGATCACCAGCATCAGCATCGAGCCTGGTGTTGAAGTCGAGGTTACCATCGCAGACGCATAA